In one Xylanivirga thermophila genomic region, the following are encoded:
- a CDS encoding NAD(P)H-hydrate dehydratase gives MDYVVTPNEAGNMDRRAITEYKIPGMVLMENAAIRAFDIICKNYELSSNGSVAVIAGGGNNGGDGLAIARHLYLKGVNVKVFILAKHDKIRGDAKVNLDIIEELKLPIQWIKDDTKPLELYAMKCSLIVDAIFGTGLSKPVEGIFYSVIDIINKSNVPIVAVDIPSGIDGATGKIMGNAVRANHTITFGYYKRGHLLYPGRRYCGDVYVVPISLPSDSAKMEGVKTFTMDRRGAASMLKSRPPEGHKGTFGRVGIIAGSRGMTGASYLTSMAAQMSGAGTVTLGIPKSLQSIMAGKLTEVMTFCLEDNGLGYITQESLKDIYALIKDKDVLAIGPGISQNNEIQRLLWNIFGKIDISIVLDADGLNNISDNIEVLTEHRKPVVITPHPGEMARLTGKSVEYILENPVEVALEFAKRLGVIVLLKGATSVVASPAGKIYLNATGNSGMGTGGSGDVLTGVITSLMAQGYEPFDAVVLGCFVHGMAGDMAKDEKGEMGMMAGDILRAIPYAFKALQDTVLL, from the coding sequence ATGGATTATGTAGTTACTCCAAACGAGGCTGGCAACATGGATAGAAGAGCTATAACCGAATATAAAATACCGGGAATGGTATTGATGGAAAATGCTGCAATAAGGGCTTTTGATATAATATGCAAAAATTATGAATTGTCTAGTAATGGAAGTGTAGCGGTTATAGCTGGAGGGGGAAATAATGGTGGTGATGGCTTAGCAATAGCTAGACATCTATACCTTAAAGGAGTTAATGTCAAAGTATTTATATTGGCTAAGCATGATAAGATTAGAGGCGATGCCAAGGTAAATCTTGATATTATAGAAGAACTAAAGCTCCCCATACAATGGATAAAGGATGATACAAAACCCTTGGAGCTTTATGCTATGAAGTGCTCTCTGATTGTAGATGCTATATTTGGTACAGGGCTTTCAAAGCCAGTAGAAGGTATCTTTTACAGTGTAATAGATATTATAAATAAGTCAAACGTACCTATAGTAGCAGTGGATATACCATCTGGTATAGATGGGGCTACTGGCAAAATAATGGGAAATGCAGTAAGGGCTAATCATACGATTACATTTGGGTATTACAAGCGGGGGCACCTTTTATATCCAGGGAGACGATATTGTGGAGATGTTTATGTAGTGCCGATTAGTTTACCATCTGATAGTGCTAAGATGGAGGGAGTAAAGACGTTTACCATGGATAGGAGGGGGGCTGCCTCTATGCTAAAGAGCCGCCCACCTGAGGGGCATAAAGGTACATTTGGCAGAGTAGGGATTATTGCAGGTTCAAGGGGGATGACCGGAGCTTCTTATCTAACTAGTATGGCAGCCCAAATGAGCGGTGCCGGGACCGTTACACTAGGTATCCCAAAGAGTCTTCAGTCTATAATGGCAGGTAAACTTACTGAGGTAATGACCTTTTGCCTTGAGGATAATGGATTAGGGTATATTACACAAGAAAGTTTAAAGGATATATACGCCCTTATAAAAGATAAAGATGTACTTGCTATAGGTCCGGGAATATCACAAAATAATGAAATACAAAGGCTTTTATGGAATATTTTTGGTAAAATTGATATATCCATAGTATTAGATGCGGATGGTCTAAACAATATATCTGACAATATTGAAGTTTTGACTGAGCATCGAAAGCCCGTAGTAATTACGCCTCATCCTGGAGAAATGGCCAGACTTACAGGAAAATCCGTAGAGTATATATTGGAGAATCCTGTAGAGGTAGCGCTAGAATTTGCTAAACGATTGGGTGTAATCGTGTTGCTCAAGGGCGCTACCAGCGTAGTAGCCAGCCCGGCAGGAAAAATATACTTAAATGCTACGGGAAATTCGGGCATGGGCACCGGAGGCAGTGGGGATGTGCTTACCGGAGTGATAACGTCGCTTATGGCTCAGGGATATGAGCCATTTGATGCAGTGGTTTTAGGCTGTTTTGTACATGGTATGGCAGGGGATATGGCAAAGGATGAAAAGGGCGAAATGGGGATGATGGCAGGAGATATACTAAGAGCGATTCCCTACGCATTTAAGGCATTGCAAGATACCGTCCTTTTATAG
- a CDS encoding YitT family protein → MKFKDSIIFDYICIVVGSFIVALSLNFFLVPNKIAPGGVSGIATITYYLWKFPVGVTMLIINIPLFIFGIKLKGGQFGIRTFIAAVLLSLFTDLVKVSPLTRDPILSAIYGGVLMGIGLGMVFRANATTGGTDLFAAIIHSHWPIIGVNWVMFLIDFLVVLVAGIVFGPSEALYALVCLFLTAKVIDMVQEGINSSKAFFVISDHAEEIADRILKDMDRGATILNGTGAYTRLSKNVILCVISRREVVRLKEIINEMDPNAFVLVTDVREVMGEGF, encoded by the coding sequence ATGAAATTTAAGGATAGTATAATTTTTGATTACATATGTATAGTAGTGGGGTCTTTTATTGTAGCATTATCCCTCAACTTTTTTTTGGTTCCAAACAAGATTGCACCAGGCGGTGTAAGTGGTATTGCTACAATAACATATTACTTATGGAAATTTCCAGTTGGTGTTACTATGCTGATTATAAATATTCCATTGTTTATATTTGGGATAAAACTTAAGGGAGGACAGTTTGGCATAAGGACGTTTATTGCCGCTGTACTCTTATCCCTTTTTACTGATTTAGTAAAGGTATCTCCCCTTACAAGGGATCCTATTCTATCTGCAATATATGGTGGCGTACTGATGGGGATAGGATTGGGTATGGTATTTCGCGCCAATGCTACCACTGGTGGTACGGATCTTTTTGCTGCCATAATCCACAGCCATTGGCCTATTATAGGCGTAAACTGGGTAATGTTTCTCATAGATTTTTTAGTAGTATTAGTGGCAGGAATAGTGTTTGGCCCGAGCGAAGCACTTTATGCTCTGGTGTGCCTGTTTCTTACTGCAAAGGTTATAGATATGGTACAGGAAGGAATAAATTCTTCAAAGGCATTTTTTGTAATATCAGATCATGCAGAAGAAATAGCTGATAGGATACTGAAGGATATGGATAGGGGTGCTACCATATTGAATGGCACAGGTGCATACACCAGGCTTAGTAAAAATGTAATACTATGCGTTATAAGCCGTAGAGAGGTAGTGAGGTTAAAGGAGATTATAAATGAAATGGATCCTAATGCCTTCGTATTAGTAACAGATGTTAGAGAAGTAATGGGAGAGGGTTTTTAA
- the acpS gene encoding holo-ACP synthase: MILGIGMDIIEINRIKEASNTKFMERIFTEVERHYLKMRNDNIYTIAGSFSAKEAVAKALGTGIGRVSWRDIEIVHDNDGKPYVKLHNMAKSHMDAIGGERVYISISHSREYAVAQAIIEG; the protein is encoded by the coding sequence ATGATATTAGGTATTGGAATGGATATAATAGAGATAAATAGGATAAAAGAGGCATCAAATACAAAGTTTATGGAGCGTATATTTACTGAAGTGGAGCGCCATTATTTAAAGATGAGAAATGATAACATATACACTATAGCAGGAAGCTTTTCGGCTAAGGAAGCGGTAGCAAAGGCTTTGGGTACCGGCATCGGAAGAGTATCATGGAGAGATATTGAAATTGTACATGATAATGATGGAAAGCCATATGTAAAGCTTCATAATATGGCCAAATCCCATATGGATGCTATAGGTGGAGAGAGGGTTTATATATCTATTTCCCATAGTCGGGAGTATGCTGTGGCTCAAGCAATAATAGAAGGGTGA
- the aroC gene encoding chorismate synthase: protein MSGSTYGKLFTVTTWGESHGKALGVVVDGCPAGVHITEEYIQRELNKRRPQDPLISTPRTEPDRVEVLSGIMNDITTGTPISLIIYNTNAKSDDYEYLKEIYRPGHADYPYEIKYGIRDYRGGGRSSGRETIARVAAGAIAKKILQSIEINIFAYTISIGDIKINPSAFNKEEICKNPMYMPDKDAAYKAHELVSNLRKRGDSIGGIVECRVNGLPVGIGEPVFDKLDAKLAQAMLSIGAAKGIEIGSGFGAAQITGSYNNDPYILDDNTTFGIKKSSNNAGGILGGMSDGSEIVFRVAFKPTPSISTLQTTVNTHGEKTSVNIKGRHDACIVPRAVIVVESMAAITIVDLLFQSILSKMETIKKALIKIK, encoded by the coding sequence ATGTCAGGTTCTACTTATGGAAAACTTTTTACAGTAACTACTTGGGGGGAATCCCATGGTAAAGCCCTAGGAGTAGTAGTAGATGGGTGTCCAGCAGGCGTACATATAACTGAAGAATACATACAAAGGGAACTTAATAAACGCAGACCTCAAGATCCTCTAATAAGCACCCCTAGAACAGAACCTGATAGAGTAGAAGTACTCTCAGGTATTATGAACGATATTACAACCGGTACCCCCATATCACTAATAATATATAATACAAATGCAAAATCTGATGATTATGAATATTTAAAAGAAATATATCGTCCCGGGCATGCAGATTACCCATATGAGATAAAATACGGAATAAGGGATTATCGAGGAGGTGGGCGTTCTTCAGGGCGGGAGACCATAGCCCGTGTGGCTGCTGGTGCAATAGCTAAAAAAATACTCCAATCCATTGAAATAAATATTTTTGCCTATACCATTTCAATAGGTGATATAAAAATTAATCCATCTGCTTTTAATAAGGAAGAGATATGTAAAAATCCTATGTACATGCCTGATAAGGATGCAGCCTATAAAGCCCATGAATTAGTATCAAATTTGAGAAAGCGTGGGGACTCAATAGGTGGCATAGTAGAATGTAGAGTCAATGGGCTCCCTGTTGGTATAGGAGAACCTGTATTTGATAAACTAGATGCAAAACTTGCCCAAGCCATGCTCTCCATTGGCGCTGCAAAAGGCATAGAAATAGGCAGCGGTTTTGGCGCTGCCCAAATAACAGGCTCATACAATAATGACCCATATATACTAGATGATAATACGACCTTCGGCATAAAAAAATCCTCAAACAATGCAGGAGGGATACTGGGAGGAATGAGTGATGGTAGCGAAATAGTATTTCGTGTGGCATTCAAACCCACACCTTCTATTTCCACACTTCAGACTACTGTAAACACCCATGGGGAAAAAACATCAGTAAATATAAAAGGGAGGCATGATGCCTGTATAGTACCTAGGGCAGTAATAGTTGTAGAATCAATGGCTGCCATTACAATAGTTGATTTGTTATTTCAGAGTATTCTCTCTAAAATGGAAACTATAAAAAAAGCCCTTATAAAAATCAAATAA
- a CDS encoding peptidoglycan-binding domain-containing protein — protein MGDFMNSNERRILKMGSRGADVAMLQRILISIGYNPGPVDGIFGPRTRAAVIQFQLDNGLVPDGIVGPKTYAALDLVYP, from the coding sequence GTGGGTGATTTTATGAACAGTAATGAGAGGCGCATATTAAAAATGGGATCCAGAGGAGCGGATGTAGCTATGCTTCAGCGTATTTTGATAAGTATAGGATATAATCCCGGTCCTGTAGATGGCATATTTGGCCCCCGTACCAGGGCTGCAGTAATACAATTTCAATTGGATAATGGTTTGGTTCCTGATGGTATCGTAGGGCCGAAAACCTATGCCGCATTGGATCTCGTATATCCATGA
- a CDS encoding DeoR/GlpR family DNA-binding transcription regulator — MLAIERRREIMTILQDGKSVLVSDLSKKFDVTEETIRRDLEKLEREGLVKRSYGGAVLNENTSMDLPFDVREITNIEAKQKIAQKVSSFIEDGDTLMIDSSSTALQLAKYIKEKKNITVITNSLSMLLELNNAENIRTISTGGDLRSSSLSFVGYLSEKAIKSYYVDKAILSCKAINMNKGILESSEMEAYIKKAMVERAQKTFLLLDSTKFDIVSFVNITEFDNIHSIFTDKKLSPEWEQFCQDRNVNIIYS, encoded by the coding sequence ATGCTTGCTATTGAAAGAAGACGGGAGATAATGACCATACTGCAGGATGGAAAAAGCGTTTTGGTATCGGATCTTAGTAAAAAGTTTGATGTGACAGAGGAGACCATAAGAAGGGATTTAGAAAAGTTAGAGAGGGAGGGGCTGGTAAAGAGAAGTTATGGTGGCGCTGTGCTCAATGAGAATACTAGTATGGATCTGCCCTTTGATGTGCGCGAAATAACCAATATAGAGGCTAAGCAGAAGATAGCACAAAAGGTATCAAGCTTTATAGAGGATGGTGATACCTTGATGATAGATTCCAGCTCTACGGCCCTACAGCTTGCAAAGTATATAAAGGAAAAGAAAAATATTACCGTTATAACCAATTCGTTAAGCATGCTCTTAGAATTGAATAATGCAGAAAATATAAGGACTATATCTACAGGGGGCGATCTTAGAAGTTCTTCCCTTTCCTTTGTAGGATATTTGTCGGAAAAGGCTATTAAAAGCTATTATGTAGATAAGGCGATATTGTCCTGCAAGGCCATAAATATGAATAAAGGTATATTGGAATCCAGTGAGATGGAGGCTTATATAAAGAAAGCCATGGTAGAGCGAGCGCAAAAGACATTTTTGCTTCTTGATAGTACCAAGTTTGATATAGTTTCCTTTGTAAATATCACGGAATTTGATAACATACATTCGATATTTACCGATAAAAAATTATCTCCTGAATGGGAACAGTTTTGTCAGGATAGGAATGTGAATATTATATACAGCTGA
- a CDS encoding MGDG synthase family glycosyltransferase — protein MRVLFLSVTAGYGHIQAAKGVIDDLKERNIECTMLDTFEYINPFLSESIAKGYLISTKFTPAVYGMFYNAADKYEYEAGENKEGENKFSLSAITQSMLSKKLTNFLADYNPDVIVCTHVFAAQIITHLKGKGLDAITIGIVTDFTFHPYWEETQMDYYVTASELLNLQARKKGIPEDKILPIGIPINKKFSKKMDKSEARKALGIRDKATILVMSGSMGYGNVVDNILQIDRLDMDLQILSVCGNNKALKEKIDELILKKTIYNFGFVDNVDLMMDASECIVTKPGGLTVSECLAKGIPMILANPIPGQEDRNVEFLLNNGLAIKTSDTYHVDEAVYQLLFNDWRLNILKQSMLKVGRPNSSSDLVNFIESLNK, from the coding sequence ATGAGAGTATTATTTCTCTCTGTAACAGCAGGATATGGTCATATACAGGCTGCCAAGGGTGTCATAGATGATCTAAAAGAACGTAATATAGAATGTACTATGTTAGATACTTTTGAATATATTAATCCATTTTTAAGTGAATCAATAGCAAAGGGATATTTAATTTCCACAAAATTTACGCCGGCTGTATATGGTATGTTTTATAATGCAGCAGATAAATATGAATATGAAGCAGGAGAAAATAAAGAAGGAGAAAATAAGTTTTCACTATCGGCCATTACCCAATCTATGCTTTCTAAAAAACTTACTAATTTTTTGGCTGATTATAATCCAGACGTAATAGTGTGTACCCATGTGTTTGCAGCTCAGATAATAACCCATCTAAAGGGGAAGGGCCTTGATGCAATTACTATAGGTATAGTTACCGATTTTACATTCCATCCATATTGGGAAGAAACTCAAATGGATTATTATGTAACTGCGAGTGAGCTTTTAAATTTACAGGCCCGTAAGAAGGGTATTCCAGAGGATAAGATTCTACCGATTGGTATTCCGATAAACAAAAAATTTAGCAAAAAAATGGATAAATCTGAAGCGAGAAAGGCCTTGGGAATACGGGATAAGGCTACGATCCTTGTTATGAGCGGTAGTATGGGGTATGGTAATGTAGTAGATAATATTTTACAAATAGACAGATTGGATATGGATCTGCAAATATTATCGGTATGTGGAAATAATAAGGCGTTAAAGGAAAAGATAGATGAATTAATTCTTAAGAAGACTATATATAACTTTGGATTTGTAGATAATGTAGATTTGATGATGGATGCGAGTGAATGTATCGTCACAAAACCAGGGGGGCTTACTGTCTCAGAATGTCTGGCAAAGGGTATTCCTATGATACTGGCAAATCCCATCCCGGGGCAGGAGGATAGAAATGTAGAGTTCCTTCTAAATAATGGACTAGCCATAAAGACAAGTGATACATACCATGTAGATGAGGCTGTATACCAGTTATTATTTAATGACTGGCGTTTAAATATATTGAAACAGAGTATGCTAAAGGTTGGTAGGCCTAACTCAAGTAGTGATTTGGTGAACTTTATAGAAAGTTTAAATAAATAG
- a CDS encoding class II aldolase/adducin family protein, producing the protein MSIIDEDKIREQICEIGKRVYDRGFVVANDGNISVKLGDDEILCTPTGVSKGFMTPDMICKINLKGEVLETNGKNRPSSEVKMHLRVYEERPDVNAVVHAHPPFGTAYAVMNKPLDKPLIPESVILLGEVPVAKYGTPSTEEIPDAISKYLQDYDAMLLENHGALTYSSDLEGAFFRMESLEFYAKITFICELLGDANVLDEEKVKALYSIRKQMNLPGRHPAFSIEEHK; encoded by the coding sequence ATGAGTATTATTGATGAGGATAAAATAAGAGAGCAAATATGTGAAATAGGGAAAAGAGTCTATGATAGGGGCTTTGTAGTAGCTAATGATGGTAATATATCAGTAAAGTTGGGAGATGACGAAATATTGTGTACTCCTACAGGGGTTAGCAAGGGCTTTATGACACCTGATATGATATGTAAGATCAATCTAAAAGGAGAGGTTTTAGAGACAAATGGTAAAAATAGACCTTCTTCAGAGGTAAAAATGCATCTTAGAGTGTATGAGGAAAGACCTGATGTAAATGCAGTAGTGCATGCCCATCCACCTTTTGGAACTGCATATGCAGTAATGAATAAACCACTTGATAAACCTCTTATTCCAGAGTCGGTTATATTATTAGGGGAGGTGCCTGTAGCAAAATATGGTACGCCGTCCACTGAAGAAATACCGGATGCAATATCAAAGTACTTACAGGATTATGATGCCATGCTTCTTGAGAATCATGGTGCCCTTACATATAGCTCAGATTTGGAGGGTGCATTCTTTAGAATGGAGTCGTTAGAGTTTTATGCCAAGATAACATTTATATGTGAATTGTTGGGTGATGCTAATGTTTTAGACGAAGAAAAGGTGAAAGCCCTTTATAGCATAAGAAAACAGATGAATTTACCAGGAAGGCATCCTGCTTTTTCTATTGAAGAACATAAATAA
- a CDS encoding type II toxin-antitoxin system PemK/MazF family toxin, whose amino-acid sequence MVRRGEIYYADLSPVVGSEQGGVRPVLVVQNDIGNKYSPTIIIAAITSQINKAKLPTHIEISAKDYSLPKDSVVLLEQIRTIDKKRLREKVGYLMPETMKKVDEGLMISFGLIEL is encoded by the coding sequence ATGGTGAGAAGAGGCGAAATCTACTATGCAGATCTTAGCCCCGTTGTAGGATCTGAACAGGGTGGTGTACGCCCTGTTTTAGTGGTCCAAAACGATATCGGCAATAAATATAGCCCTACCATCATTATTGCTGCTATAACATCACAGATAAACAAAGCCAAGCTTCCTACCCATATAGAGATAAGTGCAAAAGATTATAGCTTACCTAAGGATTCAGTTGTTTTGCTAGAACAGATACGTACTATAGATAAAAAGCGACTTAGGGAAAAGGTAGGGTACCTCATGCCTGAAACCATGAAAAAAGTAGATGAAGGCCTTATGATAAGTTTTGGCCTGATAGAGCTATAG
- a CDS encoding sugar phosphate isomerase/epimerase family protein yields the protein MQIGVSTASFYPAALTEEAVEIMGKMGIKNLEVFLETYSEYEENFCMDIAQVLNKYDMKASSVHTLSTQFEPQLFALTSRQRDDAVKIFKKVLKGAKIMGADIYVFHGPPVRANSMPNMDFKRIGRITDELCDMAAEYGVRLAWENVCWCLYAYPEFAIRLLEHTKSNIYFTLDIKQAMKSGYTPYNFLEYMGDRLVNIHLCDYDEEKRLFMPGRGSFDFNQLKRLLDKKGYDGPAIMEIYGNNYKHYSEIMDGVKHLEQIFS from the coding sequence TTGCAGATAGGCGTATCGACAGCTAGTTTTTATCCGGCTGCATTGACGGAAGAAGCAGTAGAGATTATGGGCAAAATGGGTATAAAAAATCTAGAGGTATTTTTAGAAACATATAGTGAATATGAAGAAAATTTTTGTATGGATATAGCTCAAGTTCTTAACAAATATGATATGAAGGCCAGCTCAGTTCATACACTAAGCACCCAGTTTGAACCCCAATTATTTGCCCTTACCAGCAGGCAGAGAGATGATGCTGTAAAAATTTTCAAGAAGGTATTAAAAGGCGCCAAAATTATGGGGGCTGATATATATGTATTCCATGGACCGCCTGTTCGGGCCAATTCAATGCCTAATATGGATTTTAAACGTATAGGCAGGATTACCGATGAATTATGCGATATGGCAGCTGAATATGGAGTGCGTTTAGCCTGGGAAAATGTATGCTGGTGTCTTTATGCCTATCCTGAGTTTGCCATTCGTCTTTTGGAGCATACAAAATCTAATATATATTTTACACTGGATATAAAGCAAGCTATGAAAAGTGGTTATACCCCATATAATTTCTTAGAATATATGGGTGATAGACTTGTAAATATTCATCTATGTGACTACGATGAGGAAAAACGACTTTTTATGCCTGGAAGGGGCAGTTTTGATTTTAATCAATTAAAAAGACTTCTGGATAAAAAGGGCTATGATGGGCCTGCCATAATGGAAATATATGGGAATAATTATAAGCATTACAGCGAAATTATGGATGGTGTAAAACATTTGGAGCAAATATTTAGTTAA
- a CDS encoding CopG family ribbon-helix-helix protein encodes MAELKKILVSLPDSLLQEVDEIVAMEQKNRSEFIREAMKLYIRERHKIEIREKMRKGYEEMAKINIQLTEVGANCDNQALEAYEAILSECE; translated from the coding sequence GTGGCTGAATTAAAGAAAATATTAGTGAGCCTGCCAGACAGCCTACTACAAGAGGTAGATGAGATAGTAGCTATGGAGCAGAAAAACAGGAGTGAATTTATTCGGGAAGCTATGAAACTTTATATACGTGAACGGCATAAGATCGAGATAAGAGAGAAGATGAGAAAGGGTTATGAAGAGATGGCCAAGATAAATATACAATTGACAGAGGTAGGGGCAAATTGTGATAACCAGGCGCTGGAGGCTTATGAAGCCATTTTATCGGAGTGTGAGTAG
- a CDS encoding L-fucose isomerase encodes MANIKGMRLSGLENRFKGSMPKIGIRPVIDGRRRGVRESLEEQTMRMARSVADLLEHNLKHANGLPVECVIADTCIGGVSEAAQTAEKFARAGVGVSITVTPCWCYGAETLDMDSLIPKAIWGFNGTERPGAVYLAAALAAHDQKGIPAFGIYGKDVQEADDAEIPSDVKEKLLLFAKAGLAAATMRGKSYLQMGSVAMGIAGSMVDPDFLEDYLGMRFESIDLTEFIRRIDEGIYDKEEFERALAWTKENCIEGKDNNKPHMQSSSERKDWEWEFVVKMAMIAKDLMAGNKKLAEMGFEEEALGHNAILAGFQGQRQWTDHFPNGDFLEAILNSSFDWNGIREPFLVATENDCLNGIAMLFGHLVSDRAQIFADVRTYWSPEAVKRVTGKELDGMAAQGFIHLINSGAAALDATGEQTTKDEPVMKPFWEITPNEVGKCLDGTRWRPAIREYFRGGGFSSNFLTKGGMPVTMSRVNLIKGLGPVLQIAEGYTIDLPEDIHDILNRRTDPTWPTTWFTPILTGKGAFKDVYSVMNSWGANHGAISYGHIGDKLITLASMLRIPVSMHNVSENRIFRPSAWYSFGTNDLEGADFRACSNYGPLYGRK; translated from the coding sequence ATGGCAAATATTAAAGGGATGAGGTTAAGTGGGCTAGAGAATAGGTTTAAAGGTAGTATGCCTAAAATTGGGATAAGGCCAGTTATAGACGGTCGACGGAGGGGTGTTCGTGAATCCTTGGAAGAACAGACAATGAGGATGGCCAGATCAGTTGCGGATTTACTTGAGCACAACCTCAAACATGCAAATGGCTTACCAGTCGAATGTGTTATTGCCGATACCTGCATAGGTGGAGTATCTGAGGCTGCTCAAACTGCTGAAAAATTTGCCAGGGCGGGAGTGGGTGTATCTATAACAGTTACTCCCTGTTGGTGCTATGGTGCTGAAACACTTGACATGGATTCTTTAATACCGAAGGCGATATGGGGATTTAATGGTACTGAAAGACCAGGTGCGGTATATCTTGCAGCTGCATTGGCTGCCCATGATCAAAAGGGTATTCCTGCTTTCGGTATATACGGTAAGGATGTTCAGGAAGCAGATGATGCTGAGATTCCTAGTGATGTAAAGGAAAAATTGCTGCTATTTGCAAAGGCAGGTTTGGCTGCTGCAACAATGAGGGGAAAATCATATCTCCAAATGGGCAGTGTTGCTATGGGTATAGCAGGTTCTATGGTAGACCCTGATTTTCTGGAAGACTATCTTGGTATGCGTTTTGAATCAATAGACCTTACTGAATTTATAAGGCGTATAGATGAAGGAATATATGATAAGGAAGAATTTGAACGAGCCCTTGCATGGACGAAAGAAAATTGCATAGAGGGTAAGGATAACAATAAACCACATATGCAGTCTTCTAGTGAAAGAAAAGATTGGGAATGGGAGTTTGTAGTTAAGATGGCTATGATAGCCAAAGATTTGATGGCAGGCAATAAAAAACTAGCTGAGATGGGGTTTGAAGAGGAAGCACTTGGACATAATGCTATTTTAGCAGGTTTTCAAGGTCAAAGACAATGGACAGATCATTTTCCAAATGGTGATTTCTTAGAGGCTATCCTCAATTCGTCATTTGATTGGAATGGTATAAGGGAGCCTTTTTTAGTAGCTACTGAAAATGACTGTTTAAATGGAATTGCAATGCTTTTTGGCCATTTAGTTTCAGATAGAGCTCAGATATTTGCCGACGTAAGGACTTATTGGAGCCCTGAGGCTGTGAAGAGAGTAACTGGCAAGGAACTTGATGGCATGGCAGCACAAGGATTTATACATTTGATAAACTCAGGTGCAGCTGCTCTTGATGCAACAGGAGAGCAGACAACAAAAGATGAGCCGGTAATGAAACCATTCTGGGAAATAACACCTAATGAAGTAGGTAAGTGTCTTGATGGCACAAGATGGCGGCCTGCTATACGTGAGTATTTTCGTGGGGGTGGATTTTCATCAAACTTTTTAACAAAAGGAGGTATGCCGGTTACCATGTCTAGGGTAAACCTCATTAAAGGTTTGGGGCCTGTGCTTCAGATAGCAGAGGGTTATACTATAGATCTGCCAGAGGATATACATGATATATTAAATAGACGTACAGATCCTACTTGGCCCACCACCTGGTTTACTCCCATATTGACTGGCAAAGGTGCCTTTAAGGATGTATATTCGGTAATGAACAGCTGGGGTGCAAATCATGGAGCAATAAGCTATGGGCATATAGGGGATAAACTTATTACATTGGCTTCCATGCTTAGAATACCAGTTAGCATGCATAATGTATCTGAAAATAGAATCTTCAGACCATCGGCTTGGTATTCATTTGGTACAAATGATTTAGAAGGTGCTGATTTTAGAGCTTGTTCAAACTATGGACCGCTGTACGGTAGAAAATAA